The Silene latifolia isolate original U9 population chromosome X, ASM4854445v1, whole genome shotgun sequence genome contains the following window.
ATAGTCCATCACCCTGGAAAGATATTCCATACACACACAAAACAACAATGGAGAAATGGGATCTCCCTGCCTTAAACCCCTTCTCCCCTTAAAATAACCAAACTGTGAACCATTCAAGCTAAGTGAATATGAAGTGGTACTAACATAAGTCATAACCAAACTTCTAAAATGATCAGGGAACTTTAAAGCAACTAACATTTGATCCAAAAAGCTCCATTCAATGGAGTCATAAACTTTTTATAAATCCAATTTAAACAAGCATCTAGGGGAAGCTATACCCCTATTATAATACCTGACCAAGTCCTGGCAAATCAATATATTCTCCAGAATACTCCTTCCCTTCACAAATGCACCCTGACTTCGATTGATAAGGTCTGGCAAGATGAGTGCCAATCTAGCACAAAGAATTTTTGAGATAGCTTTGTAGAGCACATTGCAGCAAGAAATAGGTCTAAAATGCTTCACACTTGTTGGCCTATCAACTTTTGGAATTAAAGTGACTATAGTGGAGTTAACTTGGACCAACAATTGCCCAATACTGAAGAAATTCATTATAGCAGAACAGATCTCATCCCCAACAACATCCCAAGCATCCCTATAAAACTGACTATTATAGCCATCAGGCCCTGGAGCCTTATCTTTTGGGATGCTAAGGATGCTATGCTTGACTTCATCTGCAGTTATAGGCTTTGCAAGAATGGCAAGATGATCCTCAGTGCAACAATTACCCCTTCTGACTATAGTTTGATTAACACAAGCTACTTCAGTCTGTGTCCCCAAGAGTTCTTGATAATACTCCAAGAACGCAGCCTGAATGCTAGCCCCTTCAGTGCAAACCACCCCATGGTGATCCTCAATTTGAAACACTTTATTCAACATATTCCTCTtcttaataacatgatgaaaataAGATGTATTCAGATCACCCTCAATAGACCACTGAATCTTAGCTTTTTGAGTCAAAAAGCTATCTCTAAAGAGATGAGCTCCTCAACTCAAATGACTAATTAGTTCTATTTTGTATCACATCAGCATCACCAAGTTTATTAATCAGCTCCTTCTGAATGTGTtctatgtaacaccccgtattttattaagttggataaaattcttttaattgctattttgaatttaattacatcatttaacgatttatatatatatgcttagcttattaattaatttcatcataattcaatacgttaattttaataatcattaataagtttatttaaagttagttcgagtttattgaagctagttcgagtttatttatttaataatttccgatcCTTTTACGAGTCCTTTATGAAAGTCGGCCCTTAGTGGATTCAAAACGGATTTAGGAAAAGtcatccaattagctattttgagttattttgctaaattatcaaatttcgttaaactccgctaatttagtaaaaatcgttaataactccgattcgaatcgaattcctattatttccgttaactatctgagtttattttatttttcattctttaaacttatttattattgattccgtttcatttatgagactctttcttaaaccggttaaatttaactcgaaacggttttaataactatcgaagtttcttaacgacgaagaaacgtacgtataatataaatagcaggctagcaggctaCTGTCTCATTTTCACGAACGcacgtctcttttcttcttctttgttctttgttttcttcttctggagagttctctttccttttcaaaatttgatctgttaatcgacgtcggtgcttcgttccttatccgttttcaactatttttgttccatagcgctcctctcgtcgttctcgtcattccgatgtaagtaacattcattttcgtcatgtatttttacaaacccaatttatactttcagctttatttattataagtcGGTTGTAAGTGCTGAGATAGACGggctggtagaagatttgttagtcataaatgattagttcaatcggaaaaaggtaacaattatagattactcgatattacttgtaaaatatgtttatttcgaatgctggttagtctgttttataattgagacggtgtataattatatatagggatccttatggatgttaattagtcagttgtatagttgagacggtgtatactgatatgtggagatgattgagacggtgtatactgacctctagggatcatttgggatgctagttagtaagtggtatatttaagacggtgtatctttgacatgtatggattaTTTTGGGGCGGTTTGGGATGGATAAAATGGTGCCTTTCGGGATTTGTTTTGGGGCGTAAGAGCGACCGAGGTTGAGACGATTCTCCGAACATGTTTGGGACCGAGTTGGGTCGTAAGGATGAGTGCTTGGGGCGGGTTTGAGAACGCAAAACCGGACACTTAGACCATGTTTTCATCACGGATTGTGGAATGGTTTCACGGCTGTTTTGGCGGTAGTGGGTAGTCGTCATGGGTGGTCTCTTGCGGTCTAGTTATGAGCTAGTTATTAGTCGTGGCCTGGCGTTGGCCTGGCCGTAGCTTAGCAGGCTTTGGCCGTGGCCAGGCAagcgtggcctagctaagtcacgagtttgaggccatgtgtagttagtggttaggccgagtttgaggttgtcataataacttttgagccgtgtctataaattgttttgacgctagtttggtttatttaaaatataattaaattaatttccgtctcatattttatataacgataattcgttaatatcgtcctttcacataattattttaggtgactcatatgtggttgaagatgaagagtaattttgggttttagaagctttctcaagttattacttgtctctttgctagcgtaaggtaactattctgagttactcgacgaattaatgtcacattagtagttgatgttgtgtttgttgtttgataagtgtttaggtaattgataatgtgttactttcgtttttcacatgatagaaattggaaatagcatgagaataatattgcgataaattttgtgatttgggccaaagtaggccaagactctgagctgggccagattgaccgaacgagtttggtcaaactaggtttaaaccggtcagcctcgatttgaccgatgacccgtcgcgggactcgggtcgagggtttgtctttgaggtgagattggttgtttttggatgttttatgttgatgccttaatatttgtgattatcatttcacatgttggttgttggatgaattggttgccttatacttgagtcttcttgccttgttgccattttagcttgttctcatgaattatgagattaacggttagatggaatttggattattaccgatattggagatattgttggattgtcatttgaatatgctcttgcgtaacctttcatatgctagggtgtgtatgatcatttgagtgtgcaagtttggactctttgcctctcttatggttaattgggtgtcttacttgtcttgtgtggtgtgggctaaagtattcaagctgggacctagattggttttatttaggtcctagatgagtatttcggccttcatcatagataggccattataatctttgacgagtgtatgttcacagcttaatagcctttgtgttcctggcttggtgggtttatatccaagctggggcatgacctttctgcctattttgtgaggagatggtaagcttaagtactagccaaccctttggtggactccttagggtactcatgtggttttatcatgagtcttgggtgcggtggttttatccgcatttcgcCAGGTCTCGcgagtctaggattagggttgagtcgtatcttggccatgttttaaatgtaacctctgagccaagatactaggtgttttggccatgttttattcatattaacctctgagccaaaatactagcttccctacctcgtggtatagactcgagttacaaagtgactattgactgtactaggaacttatgcctgtctctagatatattgtcctttcttgtttgatgattctatgaatcatagaaggtgagatgcaagccagctatggttgatagagtttggattcctggatgttatgtgattcacatgatagtgtagtatgagtcggtctagtattcacatgctaggactatgtgttgttatattgttgttcacatgataagcacgattgtctagcatttatatgctaaggctatgtgttattcatattcatattcttatgtttacatgttatattaattatgacatttcgtggtcgggagaactcggagttactcccaccgaccgtggctttcgtatttgtataaaatgcgattgacaggtaggtgatgcatatatggggtacatggacgagctagcgagcaaagtaaccttggaacctagattggttttattttattgtgacccttaaacactttttatgtcacatacattttagggacatatgtctccctctttacatttggttgtataactttgctattcgcgattttagcaatggttatgttgcgaaacttctatttagaccttgtatgttttgacaccttccaatttagatatctttataacaggttcaggttttaaaaattacaggtttttacccaaatgaacctattacaaacatatccatgctgttttattctagaattacgtgtttacttttccgcgataaatgagggtgtcacattctAAAACAGTACCAGCAATACTAGTGCTATTCTCATTGTCATAAAAACAAGACTTATTCAGCTGCTTCAGTACTGGTTTCAAGGCTTTCAATTTCTTAACCACAACAAACATTTTAGTCCCTTTGTACTGCCTGGTCCACACACTACTGACATCACTATGAAAAGTAGCAGCAGaaccccacatattaaaatatttgaaaCTCCTCTTACCCCCAAGATCAGTCTTCCTATCCACCAGAGTACAGGGACAGTGATAAAAAATCCCCTCAGGGTGAAAATGAGGGACAAAATCACCAAACtcagctaaccactcaggattcCCCATAGCTCTATCCAATCTACTGTAAACCCTATCCACTGGCTCTTGCTTATTTGACCAGGTAAACAAGGCTCCAGTAGCAGATAAGTCCTCCATATAGCATATTGACACACACTCTTGAAAGTGTTCCATTTCACCATCAGTAGTTGATCCACCCAATCTTTCAATAGGAGAGAGCACCGTATTAAAATCTCCCAACCATAGCCAAGGTTCATTACAAGATTGAGCCACATCCTTCAAAAAATTCCATAAGCTCACCCTCTCAAGTAGACCATTATGAGCATATATCATAGTGAGGTAAAACTGTTTCCCATCCAGTCTGGAAGTTACTAACATATGAATATATTGTGCATCATAAGCCAAAAATTGAAGTTCAAATAAAGTAGGTTTCCACATAATCCAAATTCGTCCTCCTTTATGCCAACTACAGTTAGTGGTGACACTCCACCCCTCACACAATGAGGTATCTTTTTTAAGTAAGCTACTAGGTTTGATCTTGGTTTCAAGCAGACCAAACAAACCCACCCCATTATTGTGCATAAACCATTTCACCACCTTCTGTTTATTCAGGTCATTAAGACCCCGTACATTCCAGAATCCAATATTATGCATGACTAGATTCTCCAGGGGGATCCTTTCCACTCTCTATTACCCTCTCCTTAGGAGTAACAGAGTTGTTCAAGGCATCCAAAAACGTATATTGACTAAATTTTCCAGATAGCCTCACTCCCACAATTCCATCTTGCCTATTTAACCTCATAATATTCTTAGCAGGTGTAGGTTTAACAGTTGACCTGGCACTGGCAAGAGGAGGAAACATGGCAGGAGTAAGCACAGGAGGATCCTGACTAGCAGTCTGCACAGGCAGCTTTACAACAGGTCTCCATATCCGTGTCTTCTGAGGCTTACTAACAGCACCCTTGCTTTGCTTCCTGGCTATGGCTTTCTTAGGTTTTCTACACTGAGAGGCATCATGACCCAAACCTGTACAGCTTGCACAGGAAATAGGTCTCCATTCATAATCCACTCTCACCTTAACCAGGTTACCATAATCATCCAATAACTTAACTGAATCAGGTAACTTCTGGTCCATCTGCAATTCAACCAGAACCCTAGCATAACTGAGTCTAACCTTATCATAAGTATCTTTATCACTTTGAACAAATTTTCCAACAAGCCCTGCTATTTTAGGCAAGCAGTCCCCCCAAAATTTCAAGGGTATACCAGCTAACCTAACCCAGACAGGGACAACATCAACCTTCTCTTTAACAAACTCCATATTCTCAACCCAAGGTTTAATAATAACTGGTTTATTATCAAACAGATAGTACCCAACATTTAACAGAGCCTCTCTACTTTCATGTTTAGCAAATCTGACAATAAACATCCCATGATTAAGGAACGAGACCCTATCAACACCAAACTCTTTCCACACACGATAAACATAATTCTCGATGACCTCCCAAGGTGGGTTAGCACCTAAAATGTAACAGAACAAAGAGTTATGAAGAAGGAGAATTGatgaaaaaagaagttgaaaaagaaaaaaaaaaaaaaaaaacagaaaaaccgagaaaaagaaagaaaaaattgaaaaagagtTTGAACGGAAACCGGTTTTGCTCCCATGTTCTTattatatcttatgaggagttgatTTTATTCGGTTTAGTGAGTTTTAATGCCAATCAAGGGCATTTATGCTTAATTTTGATGGGTTGTTAGAAGCGGATTTGTTTaatttggttttgtttaggtagctATCTTGGCTATTACCCTCACATTCCCAAAaatattttgccccttcttacccattacctcacttttctatacttttgtaagcccttggctgtgacgggaccttgtttggttagAATGTATGTGcatggtagctagaattgtctatcatactatattgcatgcatgtttatgtcggtcgtagttaggtgagcgacttcttattctttctctcttacatatacttgcttaccctttgcttcatgagagaagagtgacccatgagagtccattatcaaaggtcttgcaaggtcgacggttcagctttattataaacatcttacaactcatttgcatttgacagttttgctATAAGTGTCAGTTTGCTTGcatttgtaataccccgtattttgatagtaatttatgagaataatttatgtaatttaataattaattaaaggcatttctaataataatacaagtaagacgttaattaaataataaattaagtatccaagtcgggaattggacttCGCTAATAATTgagctttgggccgtgtgccatagtTATATGGACCGGAATTTATTATTCTAGTAGGAGTGTGATCGGGAACTGTATCGggaatttataataataatatgaaaataataatatataaaggtaacaataattatatcaataataataataataaagttatggcaataataaattagtaaagatagtatgagaaaatcctatttatggtaagactaatataatatacgataataataataataatataatggtaataataataataggtaattcctataataattagaataaggtaattgtagtagtttcctaattggcctcacatACTCTCTAAtcttagactataaataccatgttaattctgaaaataattcataaagTAGAAGAAAGAGCCTTGGAGACGGAAGAGGCAATTAAACGATAaaaggtaaaaccgtcttaaaacttaattaatttttatagCTTATGACCGTGACTTTCACAACCACCGTTCATCACCTTAGGAGCGACCATAGGACTCGTGACTTGGACCTAGAGCAACACTAGACCACCGTGTGTCTGGCCTGACCTTTTGTTGACCACCATTGACCGTTCTGAGGTGGTTTTGGGGCGGTTAAAGGTGGCAGGTTTAGGGCTATGCGGGTTTAGTCGTGGGggattggaatgggtaattgaacccttaaTCGGCCTCGGCTAgacctgggtaaggtggggttgTAATGTGGAAAGGTAGTCGACCATGGTGGTAGTGTTGGTGTGGTGGCAGATGGCGGTGTTGGCGGCAGAACAAGGGAAAACAGGTGTAGTGTCGTGGGTGTTTTAAGATGGTTACTGTGGTTGCGTTTCTGACCGTGAGTGAGGTTGGAGGGTACCGTTGGAACTACCATGGACCAGGGGTGACAATGGTGGTGGCTGGAGGTGGTGAGGTTGGGTGTAGTTGTTGGTGTCAGGCTGTTTTGGGGCACGGGTTGAAGGGTGTGTTGTTGGTGTCGTGTGGTTAGGGCGTGTGATTGCAGGTCGTGGGAGGTGGTTAGACTGGTGGTTGGGGGATGTTTGGATGGGCCATGGTGTAGGGAGGAGGTAGGCAGGTTGGgtggtggctttggtggtttgtggtgtcgggtttggtgggctTTGTGAGGGGTGTTGGTCACGGTTTCTAAACTGTGTATTGGGTGTTGTTGGgtgtttttgtgacgggttttaattggTTAAATCGGGTGACTCGGGTTAtatttgagacgggtttttaAGCATCATGGACCTTTAAtaattatgataaataattaatttgaaaatgaatgtaatttataaataataatgggaagtaataaataataattgatggaagaattataatattttgattaggtgacgattgtgaagaaattataatcgggtttggattgctttattatttggatcgcttTGATTTGCTTGAttggatttgcttgccaggtagcataactactcaatcactttaatgtttactagAATGATCTTAGCTGATTGTATTGGTTGAATTAattggaattgtgatggatgatatataATTTTTGGTTGGTTGtactgagatgatttgattattgaccaCCTTAGCTCGTGTTTGAGATGAATTGTACTATTGGTTTCCTCagcctcgtgtctgagatggtaagaacGTGGTATAGCTCaattgtttgcatatcatataatgagcacttgcattggtttcccCAGACTGGTTCTGCGGAACTTGTCTCtgggatgttattgagattaccccggccagagattggcgggatgaacgggagcgtcggaggattgatcatgagcatgcattgcatttgcatttgcatttgatatTGTCTTctattcatttattgttgttgtttagctattcctactcaacctcgtagttgacagtgtattcgtgaacacctgtggtgaaccataatggggagcaggtTTGACAGgtgctaaagattagctgacttgggagctatgggatgcgtgaggatttggctaatctacctagaagtcttgaccacatagattatttaatcactttatttatttccgctgcaagttgtatcttattttatattaagtttagtttggttaagttgtaataaacatgtaaacgttaagttttaattaaagtactttggtttgttatactttgttattcactacctcgggaaaccgagatggtaacagtcttatttatttggaaatgtctagctaaaggctcctaaataaatgggggtgttataaagtggtatcagagcaaaacgatcctcaggcctaaccaatgaactataATGAACGTAGGaggtgtctaataaaatgaaccccgggtagaaactgttaggagcccctatTAGTACCGTTAGGAAAGCGCGcctaattcgtaccttggcccttccagttttgaaccggttaccttgagagatattacagtgtggggtaatttaaaatgaatattgtttattttaccTTGGAAGTTCTTGTTGTCTTGTTTAAatgttgttttcattgatgattgcggttacgggggcATAACCTTGTTTTACGGAGGAAAGATGTgatatgatttcttttaagcattATTACAAGCATGCTGATATGGGGAAAATATGTTGacatgtatgtgggaggtgtgaatatgattaaacatgtaaagtattaattattgtgtggaattgtgaagaatgtgattttggttgatttcgcgAAATTTtgcccttgattgttttggctgccatttactgcaTGTTTAAAATTCTTGTACGAAATTTCTATGTGTGATAcctttgtgagttagctttcatatgccactagtttcatatttaaataatatacggttcaggagaaataaatattttagtggacagtggtcaaaaTATTCTTGTACAGTAATGTTTTCGCgtcatgtttttgtaaaattggCAATTTAAAAACTACTTATTGATTAGCTATGATTCTAAGGCCAATGTTTAAAAGgttcgtatatgtttctaaattgataggCCACGTTTTAAGAACATATTTTGACattttatggtgatttttacaaattgacctaAGTTTTTGACAAGTTGCTGTCAAATTCCTGCttcgaccaagtagtttgtaaaatgcattataaatagatcttatgagtttttgatgtaacacccccgcacaccaggacgccttaccaaggaccatcccagtgtatgaaggtgttaccatctcggtcactCGAGGTAATAGATCAAATAGACAacaaaagaacatttataattaattactttAACACTTTACAACCACGGAACAAAACTGAATACAAGTGATAACTATGACTGCTAAAGAACTCATGCGTCTGAACACCTAtgccggtagcgtgatgactcgattccctcgatgcccaacagcaacaacaaactgtacctgctaagccaactgctcaccatccccgaatggatcaccacagttttggaAATATAAcatggggtcagttactgaataattaaaataagacaagtacgataagtaaccagctgatcatcctttaACCcaagtctcccgatctcacacagtaaccgactacacgccgaggtgtgtagccctgtcagactacccatcgcaacaggtagcccacgccactagtgggggaccgcagctaatccccaccaaaatcccgctcatcaacgagcgataaccctgtcccttaatgtgcacatcccctcccgtgacgggttccacggaaggcaaactagggcgtgaagtcactcccgcaagtgactccgccacaaccatcacaacatcctcacaaccaccaccaccacaccaacactccgatgatcagtagAAAATATTCATACACAACAATCAcattcttaaatcaattaacagtaaatgagtagggaaaaccctaccttatcgccaaccATGAGAATGCATCCACACACAGCCAAGTAAGACTCCGAGATGCATCCTACAATGATGACCACATGCTATTATACAACTACTTCCAACAATCTACTGAAAGAGACCACAAACAGCGACTTACCTAATAACGTGGTCCGACGGTGACACGAACGACGACCACACACACATCCTTCCTACGCAAgccccgtccttcccatggttgAGGTGTAGGCTAAATATATGAGAGTGTATGGCGGTATGGGTGATAGGTAAGAGAGGTAGGCTAGGGCTAGaggaagaggaactgtcgaaaaaaaatgagaaatgaaatgaatcttgcGAACTTGCGTTTTTATATCGACGCGTCAACatcagccatactcggtcgagtactaccatactcggccgagtaggctctactcggtcgagtatacacaatactcggccgagtagtccctGCTAGGTCGAGCAAACACTCTCGTAAAGCACATATCCTAACCTAGTCCCTCGCCTATCTCTTTCTAAGGTCTTTTCtggtcaaagggtcggtcaaaagagtccttaaacatcatgggtattacagtcttccccccttaaaattaacttcgtccccaaagtttaGCCCACACATCTCAACAACGAGGTTAACCACCTGAACCACCACAAGACAGTACAACGTATAGCACCACAAGACACTCAATTCCAACTACCACGATTACGAAACTCACGATCCTATTAGGCacacatatatgtatatatcatTCAATTCTAATTTTCTTGTCACTTATCACCATTTTTTTTAACTCATTACACAACGCCGGAAAGATGATCATAGAAGATAGGCATATAAGTAAAGAAGGCTAAACACTCAAAACCTTGTTTTAACTTTTGTTTATATGGACTTTTGTATCGCGATATGTTATCTAcctctctaaaaaggaacttcgtccccgaagttcagtgcACCCAACGACAATGATAACCCATAGTTGGACACTATTACAGATCATACCTTTAGTATACAGCTCAACACAACTCTACTCATAATCCACAACTATCCTACAACTACTAAGCAAGAGAAGATGCATACATATATTCTACTAAAAGAGCTACACAAACAAGAAAAGTCATGATACCACTGTCATCTCACCCAAGCACACGACGTATTAAGGTTACCGCTACACCTGAACAAGGTACTCCACACGGGGACGTGAAGATATTAACAAGTTAACATAGTACATACAAGACTAAAGAATTAAACATAAGAatctaaaacgaattacattacTATATCACGCAATAACCTGATACTAGGCCGAGTATGAgggaccactcggtcgagtaagctttactcggtcgagtataagagtctactcggccgagtaagctctactcagtcgagtattctttatactcggtcgagttttcatgGGCAGAGAGCGATTTCAGCAATGAAACACAATTCCACCCACAAACTAACCTGTGACAAGTCATGAGTGCCATACTTAAAGGCATGTCTAAGTCTACCAAATCACAACCATAGTGTATAAAAACAAGTAATGTCCTTAAGGCCAAGTACAGTCATCCGAAATAAAAGTGTACGACAAGAAACGATAAATATCCATCCACAACTGAAACAAGTCTAGAAAATACAAGAAAATCACTGATATGGACCCCCCTCCATCTCGTCATCGCCGCCTGCACCTGATGCTACGGCTCCCGAGGTACTAGCTCCCTGATAACCCACTGCTGAGTAATCTCCTCCTCCTAGTTGGctgccatagttggctccccacggtcctgcGAGAtagccaaactcagtctcctcaGGCGGCCTCCAAAATCCGGGGTCAACTCCATAGCTGTGGAAGACACCCGTGTCTACTCTGGGTCCTCTCCACCAGACGGGCTGTGCTAGCTCAGTCCCTATGCTCTGATTatgggccatctcatgcatgcTGCGGAGCACCAAGGtggtggagatccgctcagtcaaGTCGCTAACCTACATCCTAGGGTCACGCACtatggggtagggcgagtactgccGTGGGTAGTAGCTCGGCatggagtaagagggctcagtctCAACTGGGTCCTCTCTAGGCTGTCTAACTCTACGACGCTTACGAGGTGGGGGAGAAGCCTGCTGTCCCTCAGATGCCGCTGAAGGCTCAGGTAAGTCTAGGAGAATGGTGGGGTCGATAAAATAATACTGAGGTCCTGGTCTAGGTATCCCACCTATGGGCTCCCACTCAGCTAAGTGGTCAACCACAGGGAGGCGTGCGGGGTTAGGAAGTACCATCCACAATGATCCCCTCACCCTCTAGGCATaagacccatc
Protein-coding sequences here:
- the LOC141619998 gene encoding uncharacterized protein LOC141619998: MAHNQSIGTELAQPVWWRGPRVDTGVFHSYGVDPGFWRPPEETEFGYLAGPWGANYGSQLGGGDYSAVGYQGASTSGAVASGAGGDDEMEGGANPPWEVIENYVYRVWKEFGVDRVSFLNHGMFIVRFAKHESREALLNVGYYLFDNKPVIIKPWVENMEFVKEKVDVVPVWVRLAGIPLKFWGDCLPKIAGLVGKFVQSDKDTYDKVRLSYARVLVELQMDQKLPDSVKLLDDYGNLVKVRVDYEWRPISCASCTGLGHDASQCRKPKKAIARKQSKGAVSKPQKTRIWRPVVKLPVQTASQDPPVLTPAMFPPLASARSTVKPTPAKNIMRLNRQDGIVGVRLSGKFSQYTFLDALNNSVTPKERKVVKWFMHNNGVGLFGLLETKIKPSSLLKKDTSLCEGWSVTTNCSWHKGGRIWIMWKPTLFELQFLAYDAQYIHMLVTSRLDGKQFYLTMIYAHNGLLERVSLWNFLKDVAQSCNEPWLWLGDFNTVLSPIERLGGSTTDGEMEHFQECVSICYMEDLSATGALFTWSNKQEPVDRVYSRLDRAMGNPEWLAEFGDFVPHFHPEGIFYHCPCTLVDRKTDLGGKRSFKYFNMWGSAATFHSDVSSVWTRQYKGTKMFVVVKKLKALKPVLKQLNKSCFYDNENSTSIAAKIQWSIEGDLNTSYFHHVIKKRNMLNKVFQIEDHHGVVCTEGASIQAAFLEYYQELLGTQTEVACVNQTIVRRGNCCTEDHLAILAKPITADEVKHSILSIPKDKAPGPDGYNSQFYRDAWDVVGDEICSAIMNFFSIGQLLVQVNSTIVTLIPKVDRPTSVKHFRPISCCNVLYKAISKILCARLALILPDLINRSQGAFVKGRSILENILICQDLVRVMDYAVGQWYFRFHPLCKSLRLTHLLFADDLLMFCRGDVRSIMLILRALSTFSDASGLKVNADKSEVVFNGVPEWLKADITHISGFQEGSLPFKYLGVPVQPGRLSRSDCYILIEKIVQKIRGIGARKMSYAGRLVLINSVLNTLHNNWSSIFLIPKGVIQRIEAICRNFLWSSDEVYHMTPLVAWEKVCCSKQEGGLGIYAAGVWNIAVIGKLVNWIYTKADRLWVLWVDHVYLKGSDWNDYQPSLDSNWNWRNICKVKDVLAGGFQDNQWVAASRGYSVSSGYQWIRGPHPPVQWSKAVCDRWNIPKQTFVGWLIYREALNIRAKLHHPGLCDSELCVLCERGVETHAHLFSECAFSSQILIAVEHWLQLKFSAPCQNYSKLQLTICNMVKLACWYHIWHERNRCRVEFNLRRHVLIVNAITEQMKSRLKKLVQLPVASSDRLWLTCIGIVIDV